From one Streptomyces sp. NBC_01478 genomic stretch:
- a CDS encoding small ribosomal subunit Rsm22 family protein, translating to MNDPVAPAETLRTALAGLLDGLPPRQAAGAVERLIGTYRGATPTDAPILRDRADVAAYAAYRMPATFEAVRSALDAFADAVPDWSPTAHTDIGGGTGAATWAVTATWPGDRPVTVLDWAEPALALGKELAAANSALRDTSWRRARIGPALTLDPTDLVTVSYVLNELTVPDRTALVDAAASAAQAVVIVEAGTPAGYTRVIEARDRLIAAGFRIAAPCPHSAACPITPGEDWCHFSARVSRSSLHRQVKGGSLPYEDEKFSYVAAARLPVEVDPATARVVRRPQIRKGQVLLDLCETDEHLRRTTVTKRHGDLYKAARDVSWGDPWPDKA from the coding sequence GTGAACGACCCCGTGGCCCCGGCCGAAACCCTCCGTACCGCGCTGGCCGGCCTGCTCGACGGGCTTCCGCCCAGGCAGGCCGCCGGCGCCGTGGAACGCCTGATCGGTACCTACCGTGGGGCCACCCCGACCGACGCCCCGATCCTGCGTGATCGTGCGGACGTGGCGGCCTACGCGGCCTATCGGATGCCGGCGACTTTCGAAGCCGTACGCTCCGCGCTGGACGCCTTCGCGGACGCCGTACCCGACTGGAGCCCGACCGCCCACACGGACATCGGCGGCGGCACCGGCGCCGCGACCTGGGCCGTCACCGCCACCTGGCCCGGCGACCGCCCGGTCACCGTCCTCGACTGGGCGGAACCCGCCCTCGCCCTGGGCAAGGAGCTCGCCGCCGCCAACTCCGCCCTGCGCGACACCAGTTGGCGACGAGCAAGGATCGGCCCGGCCCTCACCCTCGACCCCACCGACCTCGTCACCGTCTCCTACGTCCTCAACGAACTCACCGTCCCCGACAGGACCGCCCTCGTCGACGCCGCCGCCTCCGCCGCACAGGCGGTCGTGATCGTCGAGGCCGGCACCCCCGCCGGCTATACCCGCGTCATCGAGGCCCGCGACCGCCTGATCGCCGCCGGTTTCCGCATCGCCGCCCCCTGTCCGCACAGCGCCGCCTGCCCGATCACCCCCGGCGAGGACTGGTGCCACTTCTCGGCCCGGGTCAGCCGCTCCTCCCTGCACCGCCAGGTCAAGGGCGGCTCCCTGCCGTACGAGGACGAGAAGTTCAGCTACGTCGCCGCCGCCCGCCTCCCCGTCGAGGTCGACCCCGCCACCGCCCGCGTCGTGCGACGCCCGCAGATCCGCAAGGGACAGGTGCTCCTCGACCTCTGCGAGACCGACGAACACCTGCGCCGGACGACGGTCACCAA